The Rhea pennata isolate bPtePen1 chromosome 9, bPtePen1.pri, whole genome shotgun sequence genome has a segment encoding these proteins:
- the SLC25A36 gene encoding solute carrier family 25 member 36, with product MSQRDTLVHLFAGGCGGTVGAILTCPLEVVKTRLQSSSVTLYISEVHLNTVNGATVNRVTRVSPGPLHCLKMILQKEGPRSLFRGLGPNLVGVAPSRAIYFAAYSNCKEKLNNIFNPDSTQVHMISAGVAGFTAITTTNPIWLVKTRLQLDARNRGERRMSAFECVQKVYRSDGVKGFYRGMSASYAGISETVIHFVIYESIKRKLLEHKTASAMNNEDESSKEASDFVGMMMAAATSKTCATSIAYPHEVVRTRLREEGTKYRSFFQTLSLLVREEGYGALYRGLTTHLIRQIPNTAIMMSTYEVVVYLLDG from the exons ATGTGGAGGTACTGTTGGTGCAATTCTAACATGTCCGCTAGAGGTGGTGAAAACAAGGTTGCAGTCATCCTCTGTGACTCTCTACATCTCTGAAGTCCATCTCAACACTGTGAATGGTGCTACTGTCAACCGAGTAACTAGAGTTTCTCCTGGACCTCTCCATTGCTTAAA GATGATCTTGCAAAAGGAAGGTCCTCGTTCCCTCTTTAGAGGGCTGGGTCCTAATTTGGTAGGCGTTGCTCCTTCCAG AGCGATATATTTTGCTGCTTACTCAAACTGCAAGGAAAAGCTGAACAATATTTTCAATCCAGATTCTACCCAGGTACACATGATTTCAGCTGGTGTGGCAG gTTTTACTGCAATCACAACAACCAATCCGATTTGGTTAGTAAAGACACGATTACAGCTTGATGCAAG gaaTCGTGGGGAAAGGCGAATGAGTGCTTTTGAATGTGTCCAGAAAGTCTATCGATCAGATGGTGTTAAAGGCTTTTACAGAGGAATGTCAGCATCGTATGCAGGCATATCTGAGACTGttattcattttgttatttatgaGAGTATTAAGCGGAAACTACTGGAACATAAAACTGCTTCTGCCATGAACAATGAGGATGAATCATCAAAGGAAGCTTCGGACTTTGTTGGAATGATGATGGCTGCTGCCACTTCTAAAACTTGTGCGACATCAATAGCATATCCCCATG AGGTTGTACGAACAAGGTTAAGAGAAGAGGGAACAAAATACAGATCTTTCTTCCAGACACTATCTTTGCTTGTGCGAGAAGAAGGATATGGAGCCCTCTACCGAGGCTTAACTACACATCTGATCAGACAGATTCCAAACACAGCTATCATGATGTCAACCTATGAAGTGGTAGTGTACTTGCTGGATGGATAG